A genome region from Zestosphaera sp. includes the following:
- a CDS encoding phosphoribosyltransferase family protein — MYELLTDIRLMAVELLRAYKKILKYKELEELTGLSAPGLWRYINKRIRPTKERSIELFELLTNQRIVEEILRNKLVEVGDNIINLSPIIYEVPILKILSYVAYKEFYRYNVNAVVTVEVDGIPLGVMIADILESKLVIVRKRPEVGVKNYNQVSYIARDPPAVITLFMPSESLKVGDRVLIVDDLLNSGRTSSALVKLIRMSGATPVGLFSIVAIGEKWRELLENEIDKIHVVLKLGR, encoded by the coding sequence CATATAAGAAGATCCTAAAATATAAAGAGCTGGAAGAACTGACCGGACTTTCAGCGCCGGGTCTCTGGAGATATATCAATAAGCGCATACGCCCTACTAAAGAGAGATCAATAGAGTTGTTTGAGTTATTAACGAACCAACGCATAGTTGAAGAGATACTTAGGAATAAGCTGGTAGAGGTGGGTGACAACATAATTAACTTATCCCCCATAATATATGAAGTGCCTATTCTGAAGATACTTTCTTACGTTGCTTACAAAGAGTTCTACCGATATAATGTGAATGCAGTAGTCACTGTTGAGGTCGACGGCATACCTTTAGGGGTGATGATAGCAGACATACTTGAGTCTAAGTTAGTTATCGTCAGGAAAAGGCCTGAAGTGGGAGTCAAGAATTACAACCAAGTAAGCTATATAGCGAGAGACCCCCCAGCAGTAATTACTCTCTTCATGCCGTCAGAATCTCTTAAAGTAGGTGATAGAGTCTTAATAGTTGATGACTTACTCAATAGTGGGAGAACTTCCTCAGCTCTCGTGAAGCTGATACGCATGAGTGGAGCCACGCCCGTAGGCTTATTCTCTATAGTAGCTATAGGGGAGAAGTGGCGTGAGTTGTTAGAGAACGAAATAGACAAAATACACGTTGTATTAAAGC